From the genome of Bacteroidales bacterium:
AAAGCCGCCGCCTCCTGAACCACAGAGTTTCAAATAATATTTCCCGGTATCCAGCCCTTTTTTCCAGATGCTGTGAAAGCCTTCCGGGATCATGGCATCGAAATGTTTTAGCTGATAGTTGGATAAATCTTGTAAAGCATTGAAAAACTCCCTGTTATTTCCTTTAATAATGGATTGAATGGCCCGTTGGGTCATGTTATTTAAATGGCCAACATGAATGCCTTGCTCACCGGCTTGCTTTGTTTTTTCCAGAAATATGTTAACCAGTGGACCGGTTTCACCCCTGTTGCCTGAATTCAGAAGAAATACCGCAAAATCCCGGTTTTTTGCAGGCAGATGGATGTCCACCTTGCGGATTTTACCGTTGCCTTCAAACAGCAATGGCCTTTTCATATAGGAATTGAGCGGATCAATGCCTGAGCTGGTCCCATGATAGAAGGATTCCAACTGGGCCAGTTGATTTTTTAACGCCACCATATCCCTGGAAACCATTTGGTCAGGTGAAGGCTTGTTTTTCACGTATCGGTTAAACAAGGCAGCTATCAGGGCGCCCGAACTCCCTATACCATAGCCTTCGGGAATGGTAGATTCAAAATACATTCCCTTGTTCAGATCTTCAGCAAAAGTTTCCACATCGAACGCGCTCATCAGGCTGTTTTGATCCTGCAATTTTTTTATATATCCCAATAAATTGTATAATTCCAGATTGGACTGTTTGGCAAAATCGTAGTCGGTATATTGGTTATCATAGATATAGCTTAGCGCTCCGTTGAAATGTGCATAAGGAACAGTGAGCGCCATGCTGTTCTTAATTACCGAATATTCGCCAAACAGCATGATTTTGGCATAGTGAACATTGGGGTGTTTGTTCATAGATTCTGATCTTTATCCGGTTGCTCCGGTCCATTCCCGGTAAAATCGTTCAGGGTTCTGCCGTTTTCACAAAGCCCCCTTAGCTTGTTATCAATAAAATTTCGAATATTTTCCTTTTCTTCAGCCGGATACAGCAGGTGAATATTGGGTCCGGCATCCAGTGTAAATGCCATCTGTGCACCTGTTTCCTGACGGTATGCACGAACACGGTCCATAATCTTTATAGATGCATCATTGATCAGAATAAAGCCGGGATTCGATGAAAGCATCAGGGCATGGAGACTAAGCGCCTCGTTTTCTATTGTTTCAGTAAATTTTTCAAAGTTACCGGTTTTCAATGTTTCCTTCAATTGTGAAAAGTTTATTCTGGCCTGGCTTATCCTATCCTCTTTGTAAGGGTGATCATTCATTAATGAATGACCCTGGGAACTGCTTATTTTTTTGGGTTCGGATGAAGTGATCAATACGGTGTCGTACAGAAATTTCATGTTTTCACTGACTTCTGAGGTAAGCGGTGTTGCAAAATCGTCTGATCCGTTCCCGGATGCACCCCATTCTACATAATTACCGTATACAGAACGTGCAGCGCTGCCTGAGCCCAGCCGGGCCATATAAGATGCTTTTTGCAAGAAATCTTCTGTGCCGGAGTATTCTTCTTTTAGTTGTTTTTCTACGGAACAAATACATAAAGCCAGCGAAGAGAGAGCAGAGGCCGATGAAGCTATACCGGCGGAATGAGGAAAGTTGTTTTTGCTATAAATAAAAAGCTCCATGTATTTTAGAAAAGGGAAAAAAGGCAAAATCTTATCTATAAACGCTTTTACCCTCTCTTCAAATGCCGGGTGTTTTTCTCCGTTAAATTTGAATGTAATTCTGCCATAGTTGTTTTCGGCTTTTCTGTATTGCAATTCCGTTCGGGTATGAGAACTGCTTAAGCTCATACTCAAAGAGGGATTAATTGGCAATTGGTTACCCTTTTTACCCCAGTATTTGATCAGTGCAATATTAGCCGGTGCTTTCCAAATTACTGATTTGGCAATAGATGAAAGGTCTTCCCGTTTAAATTGAAGTATCTCTTCCAAATATTTGCTTTCACTCATATTTTCTATTTTTGACCAGCTCACTCCATGAAAAGAAAATCTCCATATTATGGGAGTCAAGGTATTTTTTTAATTCTTCCTTTGATTCTTTCCAGGTAATCAGCATGAAGTCTCCTCCCCAGGCCCCCAGTGATTTAACCACCCCAGGGTAGTCCTGGAATGCTTTCTCCTGTATCGGCTCTTCATCCAGTACGGAAGCAATAAGCTGCTCATGTTCCCAAAGTGCTTCTTCGAATTCGCGTAGCCACTGACAATGGATCATTCGACGATTGATCTCTTTAATTACGGGAAAAAGGTGGCTATAATCTTTCGGATCCTCCAGGAAATTTTTTACTTCATTGAAAGTGTTTTGTTTTTTTCCGGTATATACAAAATATAAGTATTCTTTAAAAGGAAAGTCCAGGTTAATTTCTTTATAAGCAGGGTATTTATCTATGATGTTATAAAGAATGGGGCTTTCACTCAGAGCACATGCTATATCATAGCCTGAGCCATTGGTTAACGTTCGGTTTAAGCGAAAAGGGTTGATGTTCAGCCATTTTGCAATATTTGTTATTAGCGTGGAACTGCTCCCCAGACCCCATTTCAACGGAAAATCAAGGATGGCTTCAAAATAATAGCCGGGAATTCGGGACAAAGCCGGCACGAATTCCACGGCTTTCTTTAACAAATTCTGAATATATAAGGCCTGATTTTCATTGCTGGCCTGAACGATATTAAGGTTTTTGTTGGAAAACACCGCTTCGAGGAAGGGCTCATCCTGGTATATGCTTTGCCATATGATCTTATTATCCTCTATGGGTTTTGCTTTTAACGTTTGTCCTTTCGTCAGGGGAAGGGCCAAAGCTTCCGCACCTTTTAAAACCAGATATTCAGCAGTCAGGAGAAGTTTTCCATTGGAATGGTATTCGTGAATCATATTTTTCCTTCAATAAATGCCTTAACTTTTTCGTGGGTAACCTCTTTATCCTTAAAATAGGCTCTGATCTTATCTTTCATATCCTCATCAACATCAAAAGCCATCAGAATGTTTTCCAGATGGAGTTTCATGTGACCTTTTTGTATGCCTGTTGTGATAAGTGAGGTTATGGCGCTGAAATTACTTGCCAGTCCCACGGCAGCCGTAATTTTCATCAGTTCTTTTGCATCCGGCTGACCCAATATATCCAGTGATTTGGCGGCAAGTGGATGCAGCCGGGTTACACCTCCGACTGTACCCAGGGCCAGTGGGATATTGATCTGAAAAGTAAATGTGTCCTCGACGATTTCGCATTTGGTTAATGAGGTTGGTTTTCCCTTCGTAATACTAAAAGCATGGGCCGCTGCTTCCAGTGCCCTGAAATCATTTCCGGTGGCGATTGCCACAGCATCAATACCGTTCATGATGCCTTTGTTATTTGTAACAGCCCTGGATACGCTATGATTAGCAATTTGAGCCGCTTTTTTAAACTTTTCCGCAAACTGAACTCCGTTTAAAGAAGGGTAAAAATCTTGAAATGCTTCAACCGGGCATTCAACTTTCATTTTGACATAGGAGCCCGGCGTGTAATTGGATAAAATGGACATAAGTATTTCAAGTTTTCCAGGGTGTTGATGATCAACAAATTTCTTGAATTCCTGTGCTGTCTTTTCCAGAACCGAATTGATAAAATTGGCTCCCATTGAGTCAACGGTTTCGAGAGATAATCCAAGCAGATAATAATTATCCATTTCGCTTGTCATATCTGTAATCCATGTTTCGTTTATTCCACCACCCCGTGCATCCATATTCCTGGTTACATCGGCAAGTTTATCCTTAATATCCGCTTCGAATTCCTTAAACAGCGATTCCAGTTCATCAGGTGCTCCATACCACAGAACGTGTACATGACCGCGTTTTGCGGTTCCAATTTCTTCTGTCCGGAAACCTCCATGTTGATACCAGAATTTGGAGGCTTTGGAGGCCGCAGCAATCACTGAGCTTTCTTCAGTGACCATAGGGACCTGGTACACTTTTCCGTCAATAAGAAAATTGGGAGCAATGCCATAAGGCATATGAAAATTTGAAATCGTATTTTCGCTGAATTGTTCGAATTTTTGCTGCAGGGAACTGTCCTGAAAGCGATAATCTTTTAATTCGTTGACAAACGCTTCAGGGTCTTCCATGGTGTTTGCAAGCAATTTTATTTTTTCGTCCCTGTTAAGCTTGCTGAATCCTTTAATGAATTGATTGTCTGACATAATAATTGATTTTTTGGTTTATATGATTTTAAGATAATTATTGGCAAATTGTAAACCTTCTATCTGGCCTTTCGCAAACTGTTTGAGCGACTGATAATCCTCCCTGGCATGTTTGAGAAATCCTGAAGCCATTCCGTAAACTGAAGGCATTTGACTTATATTGATCAAATAATACCCGTCAAGGAAATTTTTAATCCCGCCGGAAATGACCAGGTTTTCCGTTTGTACAGGAAGTTCCTCTTCAAGCAATTGATTAATTAATACGACCATTTCTTCGGCAGTTTGACCGATGTAGGAAAGGGGTTCCAAAAGGCTGGCATTAGCATCTTCGTTTCTCATGAGTTCAATTTTGGCAAAATTGGTTCCGCCAAAGGCCCCGAATTCTATTGCAGTCAGAGGTAGCTGTAACAAGGTTTTAAGACTTTGTTTGCCCATGCCCTGACCCACTTCTTTAACTATGACATTAAAGTCTGCAACATCCAGCAACCTGCTTATGCTGTCGATGGGTGGATGTTTGATATAATCCCCTTCGGGCTGAAGCCATTCCTGCAGAGGATTGACATGAATGATCAGGCCATCGGCCTTCAATAAACTAACGAGATCTTTTAGGGTTTGGATGTCGTCTTTTTCAAGATACTGTTCAATTTGGGCAATGCCCAGATTGGCATAAAACGGAACTGCATCACCAATGATCGGCTTCAGATTGAAGTCGGGCAGATGCCGCTCATCTTTAAGCAGTATATGACAGGATCCCAGCCCCATTCCAAGTCCGAATTCAGCAGCCACGGCAGCCAGATTGTGATTTATTTTACGTGCCTCCGGGGTACCTCCCGTCATACTGGAGATCCATACCGGGGCTTTCATTGTTTTTCCGCCTAATGTTGTTTCGGGCAGGGAACCATTTGGATGTCCACTGATCATGGGTTCATAGAAAAACCGCGTGTCCTTTTCGGATATGGTTGTCTTATTGTTTAAAGCCAGAGAAATATGATCACTTTTTCTGTTATGCATAAAACGGCTGATTCTTTTTAATTAATGTGTTTACGAAAGAGGTTGGTATATTTTATTGATATTTAGTGATTTTTTAAAGATAAAATTTTTTTTATTAAATCCCAATTTTTTTTGAGATGATCAACTTTAATATCTCTGAGGTCCCTTCTCCGATTTGAAGGATACGCTGATCCCGGTAGAACCGTTCCATATCATATTCCTTAATCAGGCCGTATCCACCAAATATTTGCACCCCTTCATCGGCTATTTCTTTTGCAATTTCCGAGGCGTAAAGTTTGGCCATAGCGGCTTCCTTCCCAAACGGCTGGCCGTTTACTTTAAGCCATGTAGCATTATAGAGTGTATTTTTAGCCAGTTCTATCTTTGTAGCCATATCAGCTAGTTTAAATGAAGTGGATTGAAATTTGCCTATGGGTTTGCCAAATTGTACCCGTTTACCTGCATAATCCCGTGCCATTTCAAAGGCACCGATGGCCAGGCCGAGTCCCATGGCTCCAATGGTGAGCCTTCCCGAATCAAGTGTTTTCAGCATGATCTTATGACCTTTTCCTCGTTCGCCCAGTAAATTACTTTCAGGCACCTTAACATTATCGAAGGTAAGTTCGCCGGTATCGGCGGCTCTCCATACCAACTTATCTTTGATGGGCCTCCTGGTATAACCTTCTCTGTCCGATTCCACGAGGATGGTGGAATATTCATTCTGATCTCCGTTCTTTCCTGTTATGGCCTGGAGTGTAATGCCTCCTGAAATCTCCGAAGCCGCATTGGAGATAAACATTTTGGAGCCGTTGATGTGCCAGTAACCATTTTTCAATTCTGCCTTTGTTTGGGTACCACCGGTATCGGAGCCGGCTTCCCTTTCCGTAAGGCCAAAAGCCCATGTCTGCCCTTTCCTGGTAATGGGAGGAAGGTATTGATTCTTTTGTTCTTCTGTACCATACTGATAAATAGGTTCTATCCCCAGAGAATTAAGGGCAGCAACCGTTGCTGCCTGCGAGCCGTCAATCCTGGCCATTTCTTCCACTGCAATGACCAGCGACATATAATCTAATCCTTGCCCTCCGTATTTTTCAGGGATTGCAACACCAAAAAGTCCGTTTTCAGACATCTTTCGGGTTAACTCCGCAGAGAATCTTTCCTCTGAGTCAAGTCTGCGAGCCTCCGGTTTTACCACTTGCTCTGCAAAAGAGCGAACGCGCTGGCGAAATGCTTTATGTTGGTTATTGGTATATGGGTTCATCGTTGTGATTTTTTCCGTTTGTAACTGCTTTACAAGAAATAGGTTTCCATGATAATTTGTCCGTCTTTTACTTGTTCACCTTCTTTTATGGCTATGTGTTTTATCTTGGTATCGTAAGGAGCCAGAATATTGTTTTCCGTTTTCATGGCTTCCACAATGGCAAGGGTTTGCCCTTTTTTAACAACCATATCTTCTTTTACCCGGATATCCAGTACTTTCCCAAACATAGGGGATTTGATCGGTTCTCCGTTTTGGGATTCTTTATGAATGTGTTTTTTCTGAGCTGTGATTTCCTGGTAATCCCTGTCAAATAACTGGAATAAATGTCCGTGAATAAGCATATCGGTTTGGGACTTGTCAATCCTGGTGTAATAGACAGTTGTCCAGCTTTCCTTTGTGCCAATTACAAGATAGCCATCATGTATTTCCGACAGCTCTGCACGGAATGCTTCACTTTCCGGATGAAGGATGAGCATCCGGTTGTTTCTGGTAAAATTAAAGCGACATTCCTGATTGCCTATGGTTAAACTCCATTCCATATAAGGCTGCCAGTAGCCCAGGTGGTTCCAGACATGCTCCCGGGTATTTTTCTTTCTGTTGATGCTTTGAAGAAAAATATAGGCCGCAATCAGCAGTCTGGTATCGGTTTGTTCTCTTTGACCGGTGATGGTTTCAATGAATTGTTTATGATTGTGATCAATCAACCGGGTAGTGAACCGGTTATTCCGGAAAGATTCATCCATCAAAATGGTTTTCAAATAATTCAGGTTGTGGCGAACACCCATAATAATAGTTTGATCCAGGCCTTTTCGCAAAAGATCAATAGCTGATGTTCTGTTATCGTTCCATGCTACTATTTTGGCTATCAAAGGATCATATTCGGGTGGTATTTTGCTGTTTTCCGTTATCCCGCTGTCTATTCTTATCCCCTTGATTTTAGGAAAGACCAATTGGCGGATTGTGCCGCTGACCGGAAGAAAGTCATTTTCCGGATTCTCGGCATATATCCTTGCTTCAATGGCGTGGCCTCTGAAATTTATATTCTCCTGATTCCACCGCATTGGTCTGCCTTCTGCAATTCGTAACTGTTCACTAATCAGATCTGTATTTGTGATCATTTCAGTTACGGGGTGTTCCACCTGAATGCGGGTGTTCATTTCAAGAAAATAGAAATTGATGTTTTCGTCTATCAGAAATTCTACAGTACCAGCCCCTGTATAATTGATTGCGCGGGCTATTTTTACTGCCGCATTTCCCATTTCCCTTCGGGTGGTATCATCGAGGGTGGGAGAGGGGGATTCTTCTAAAATCTTCTGATGTCGTCTTTGCACGGAACATTCACGCTCAAACAGATGCACGTAATTCCCGTGCTGATCACCCAGTATTTGTATTTCAATATGTTTGGGATTTTCAAAGTATTTTTCGATATAAACCGTATCATCTCCAAAATAACTGTAAGCCTCTCTTGCCGTTGATTTTAATGCCTCCTTAAGGTGTTCTTTTTCCCGGACAATGCGCATTCCTTTGCCTCCTCCACCTGCAGCGGCCTTAATTATAACCGGAAAATCTTCATCGGTAATCTCTTGACTCAATTCCTCCTGAGTACCCTTGCTGATGTGAGGGATGGGGATATTGAGTCCGGAAACAAATCTGCCTGCCTCGGTCTTATTGCCCATCACACGAATGGCTTCAGCAGAAGGGCCAATAAAGGTGATGCCGTTTTCCTCACATGCTTTGGGAAATTCAGGATTTTCCGCAAGGAAGCCATAACCGGGATGAATGGCATCGGCTTTACCTTGTCTGGCAAGCTCCATAATTTTCCCGATATTCAGGTAAGTTTCCCTTATGGAACCCCATCCTAGCGAGAGGGATTCATCTGCTTCACTGGTGTGAAGGGCATGTCTGTCCTGTTCTGAAAAAACAGTGATGGTGTATATGCCCATCTTATTGGCTGTGTGGATAATCCTTACGGCTATTTCTCCCCTGTTGGCTATAAGCAATGTTTTGACCGGCTTCATAGTCCATTTATATTAATTTTCGAGCCATTGCGGTTTTCTTTTTTCCAGAAAGGCTTTCATTCCTTCCTGTCCGTCTTCACTGACCCGCGCCTTCGCAATTGCATCAATACTCATATCTTTTATTTCACTGAACCGGCTGGTTCTTCCAATATCATTAATTAGTTTCTTGATTTGTCTGACGGCTTGCAAACTGTTTTTCCCGACTTCTTCCAGTATCAGTTCAAGCTCTGTGTCCAGGCTTTCCTTATTGCCTGAAGCATCTATAAGGCCAATTCGAAGCGCATCCTTAACGTAAAAGGCTTTTCCGGTGAGCATGTAGTATTTGGCAGCATGCTCTCCGGTTCTCTTGATAACATATGGAGTTATAGTTGCGGGAACCAACCCGATACGCACCTCACTGAACCGGAACTGGGTTTGGTTTTCAGCCAGAACGATATCTGAGGCTGCCGCAAGCCCGTTGGCACCGCCGATACAAGCACCATGAACCATTGTAATCGTTGGTACAGAGAGCATGTAAAGGCTTTCAAATAATTGCTGAAGCTTTTCGCTGTCTTTTCGGTTTTCTTCATAAGTATAGTCCACTACTTGTTTCATCCAGTTCAGGTCGGCTCCGGCACTGAATGCCGGACCATTGCCACGGATTACCAGCGCTTTCACCTGAGTGTCATTCTGAATGTCCCCGAATGCTTCTTTTAGTTCATCAATCATCTTGTCATTGAATGCATTTCTTACATCGGGTCGATTCAGGTATATGTACCGAATGTTTCCGGTTGTTTCAACTGATATGGTTTGTAAATTTTTCATTTTTTTTCTGTTTACATTCTGAATACGCCATTATGCGGCTCACCGTATGGTTTGTTTCTTGAAATGGCAATACCTATTGCCAGCACTTTGCGAGTATCTACCGGATCGATGATACCGTCATCCCATACCCGGGAAGTACTGTAGTAAGCTGAACTCTCATACTGATACTTTTCCAGCATTTTGTTTTTAAAATTTTCAATTTCTTGTTCATCAAGTTTTTCTCCGGCCTTCTCCATCTGGGTTTTTTTAATGCTGGTGAGTACACTGGCTGCCTGTTCTCCTCCCATAACCGAGATCTTCGCATTGGGCCACATGAATAGCAAACGGGGATCGTAGGCTCTTCCTGCCATTGCATAATTACCCGCTCCAAAAGATCCGCCAATGATGACGGTAAATTTGGGTACATTGGCATTGGCCACGGCATGGATCATCTTTGCCCCGTCGCGTGCGATGCCCTCATGTTCGTATTTCTTTCCGACAATAAAACCCGAAATATTCTGTAGAAAGACCATGGGAATTTTACGGTACTGGCAAAGTTCAACAAAATGTGCTCCTTTTCTGGCTGTTTCTCCGTAGATTACGCCGTTGTTGGCCAATATCCCAACCGGGTAGCCCATTATTCTGGCAAAGGCTGTGATTAAAGTAGTTCCGTAATCTTTCTTGAATTCCTGAAATTCACTGCCGTCTACTATCCGATTGATGATCTCCCGGATATTGGGCTGTTTTTTAAGATCAACAGGAGCCAAATCATAAAGATCCTCCGGACTGTATGCAGGTTCCCTAGGTTCAGCAACATCTAAAGGTTCTTTATAGGGACGGGGGAGTTTGGAAAATATATTCCTGCAGATATCAATGGCATGCAGATCATCTTCCGCTATATGATCAGCCACACCCGATATTTGGGTATGTACCCGGGCCCCGCCCAGCTCTTCATCGGTTACTTCTTCTCCGGTAGCTGCTTTTACAAGAGGGGGGCCGCCTATAAAGATCGTTCCCTGGTTGCGGACAATAATGGTTTCATCGCTCAGGGCAGGAACATAAGCCCCACCTGCCGTGCAGGAGCCCATCACAATCGATATCTGGGGAATACCTTCTGCCGACATTTGAGCCTGGTTGCGGAACAAACGTCCAAAATCCTCCTTATCAGGAAACACCCTGGATTGTTCAGGAAGAAAAATGCCCCCACTGTCAACCATATAAACTACCGGCAAATGGTTTTCCATAGCTATTTCCTGGGCCCGGACATGTTTTCTTATCGTCTCTCTGACATAAGTTCCGCCTTTTACTGTGGCATCGTTGGCTATGATCACACTTTCCCGGCTATTAATAACACCGATACCCGTTACTATACCTGCCGAGGGAAAACTCCCGCCATACTGATCATTGGCTGCAAGCGGGGAGAGTTCCATAAAAGGAGTCTGAGGATCGATCAATTGTTCAATGCGCTCTCTGGCTAAAAGTTTACCTCTGTTCCTGTGTTTGGTAACCGCTTTTTTACCCCCAGCCTGATGCACTTCATGCATCATTGATCTGTAACGGTACATTATCTCGAAAAATTCGTTATTTTCCTTTTTTGACTTATTATGGGTATCGCTTGCCAATGTTGTCTAATTTTTTAATATCCGTGTGTATCGTCTTATTTGTGAAACAGAAAACAGCTTCTATTGTTTAATATCTAAAAAAATATATTAAACAATTTTATTCAGGGAATTTGTTGTCTTTACTGAAAAGAAAAAGGGTAGGACAAAAAAAAGCCACGCAGAATTTTTGCTGCGTGGCTTTTTTTGTCAGATTAGAAGGCCTTTAGTCTACAATTTCAATCATTTTAAAAGGTATCCGAATGATGGATTCGTAATCTTCACCCGATTCCAGCATATCTTCATCGTCTTCTTCGTAATACCAGTTGATAATTACTTCGTTGCGTGATTTTTTGAGCGACTCCAATTTTTTAAAAATATCCAGAATGCATTTTGAAGAACTTGTGTTGAAGTATTCCAACTGTACATTCACCGTTGTTTTTTTATTCGGGTTTTTTGCATATTCATCAAGCCATTCCACAATAGGACGATAAAATTCAATTGAATTTTCCGGGATTGAACGCCCTTTGATTTCAATGACCCCAGACACCGGATCCAGTTTTACGCTTGGGGTCTTGTTTGTACCTTCAATTGATAATGATTCCATACTTTTATTATTGTTTATTTTCCTTATACATATATTTCGAGGTTAAAAAAAGAATACTCCTTATTGTAAACGGTAAATTTATATTCTATCTTTCCATCCGTCCGCTTTGCCATGTCAACCAACCCAAGGCCAACACCTCCTTTTTGAGTAAATTCCTGATGATTGAGAATACTCTTGTAGAGTTCCTTCAGTTCATCTTTTGATAACGACTTAATCTTTTCCAGTCTTTGCTTTAAGGGTTTGATTTTTTCATTTTTTATAAAATTCCCGGTAGAAACCTTATAATGATCTTTATTTTGGGCAACTACAAATATTCCAAAGTGAATATCGAATTTTCCGTTGCTTGTATCCGGCAGATCATCAATATGATGGTATAAATTTTGCAAACTCTCAACCAGTATATTGTAAAGTTTCTTCTTAATGCTTTTTTTCACAATCATATCCTCCAGCTTGGCATCCATTACTTCAAGAACATTGGTAATTAATTCAGAGGAAATACTGCCTTTGTAAGCCAATATGGTATTCCCCGAATTTAACTGTGAATAAAAATCATCAATGTTGAAGTCCATCCAAGTCTGCAAAAGATATAGCTTTTAAAATTAAAGATTTAGCAAAAATAGCAAAATTGTCGCTGAATGTATTATATATCATCCCGGTTTTATTTATTAATTTGCTTTCTGTTTACGTAAAAATTCCAATCAGGTTTGTTTGTTTTTTAAACTTCCTTCATAAATTTTGTATTTTTGAAATTTACATTCCAAAGGACCGTTGAAAAGGGTCATTTTGTTGGTAGCATGAAGTCCGATACACTTTAGTGCTTGTTTATGATTGCTAAATATCCATACATCATAACCGGTATATTTCTTTTTCAATATATTACCGATTTTCTTGTAAAAAGCCTGGATATCGTGTTCCTTTAATTTATGACCATACGGAGGGTTGATGATAACGGTTCCAGTTTTTTCTGAAGGTGGTTGATAATCTGAAACGGACTGTGGAAAAAGTT
Proteins encoded in this window:
- the mvaD gene encoding diphosphomevalonate decarboxylase; its protein translation is MSESKYLEEILQFKREDLSSIAKSVIWKAPANIALIKYWGKKGNQLPINPSLSMSLSSSHTRTELQYRKAENNYGRITFKFNGEKHPAFEERVKAFIDKILPFFPFLKYMELFIYSKNNFPHSAGIASSASALSSLALCICSVEKQLKEEYSGTEDFLQKASYMARLGSGSAARSVYGNYVEWGASGNGSDDFATPLTSEVSENMKFLYDTVLITSSEPKKISSSQGHSLMNDHPYKEDRISQARINFSQLKETLKTGNFEKFTETIENEALSLHALMLSSNPGFILINDASIKIMDRVRAYRQETGAQMAFTLDAGPNIHLLYPAEEKENIRNFIDNKLRGLCENGRTLNDFTGNGPEQPDKDQNL
- a CDS encoding hydroxymethylglutaryl-CoA reductase, degradative — protein: MSDNQFIKGFSKLNRDEKIKLLANTMEDPEAFVNELKDYRFQDSSLQQKFEQFSENTISNFHMPYGIAPNFLIDGKVYQVPMVTEESSVIAAASKASKFWYQHGGFRTEEIGTAKRGHVHVLWYGAPDELESLFKEFEADIKDKLADVTRNMDARGGGINETWITDMTSEMDNYYLLGLSLETVDSMGANFINSVLEKTAQEFKKFVDHQHPGKLEILMSILSNYTPGSYVKMKVECPVEAFQDFYPSLNGVQFAEKFKKAAQIANHSVSRAVTNNKGIMNGIDAVAIATGNDFRALEAAAHAFSITKGKPTSLTKCEIVEDTFTFQINIPLALGTVGGVTRLHPLAAKSLDILGQPDAKELMKITAAVGLASNFSAITSLITTGIQKGHMKLHLENILMAFDVDEDMKDKIRAYFKDKEVTHEKVKAFIEGKI
- a CDS encoding acyl-CoA dehydrogenase family protein, which translates into the protein MNPYTNNQHKAFRQRVRSFAEQVVKPEARRLDSEERFSAELTRKMSENGLFGVAIPEKYGGQGLDYMSLVIAVEEMARIDGSQAATVAALNSLGIEPIYQYGTEEQKNQYLPPITRKGQTWAFGLTEREAGSDTGGTQTKAELKNGYWHINGSKMFISNAASEISGGITLQAITGKNGDQNEYSTILVESDREGYTRRPIKDKLVWRAADTGELTFDNVKVPESNLLGERGKGHKIMLKTLDSGRLTIGAMGLGLAIGAFEMARDYAGKRVQFGKPIGKFQSTSFKLADMATKIELAKNTLYNATWLKVNGQPFGKEAAMAKLYASEIAKEIADEGVQIFGGYGLIKEYDMERFYRDQRILQIGEGTSEILKLIISKKIGI
- a CDS encoding biotin/lipoyl-binding protein — its product is MKPVKTLLIANRGEIAVRIIHTANKMGIYTITVFSEQDRHALHTSEADESLSLGWGSIRETYLNIGKIMELARQGKADAIHPGYGFLAENPEFPKACEENGITFIGPSAEAIRVMGNKTEAGRFVSGLNIPIPHISKGTQEELSQEITDEDFPVIIKAAAGGGGKGMRIVREKEHLKEALKSTAREAYSYFGDDTVYIEKYFENPKHIEIQILGDQHGNYVHLFERECSVQRRHQKILEESPSPTLDDTTRREMGNAAVKIARAINYTGAGTVEFLIDENINFYFLEMNTRIQVEHPVTEMITNTDLISEQLRIAEGRPMRWNQENINFRGHAIEARIYAENPENDFLPVSGTIRQLVFPKIKGIRIDSGITENSKIPPEYDPLIAKIVAWNDNRTSAIDLLRKGLDQTIIMGVRHNLNYLKTILMDESFRNNRFTTRLIDHNHKQFIETITGQREQTDTRLLIAAYIFLQSINRKKNTREHVWNHLGYWQPYMEWSLTIGNQECRFNFTRNNRMLILHPESEAFRAELSEIHDGYLVIGTKESWTTVYYTRIDKSQTDMLIHGHLFQLFDRDYQEITAQKKHIHKESQNGEPIKSPMFGKVLDIRVKEDMVVKKGQTLAIVEAMKTENNILAPYDTKIKHIAIKEGEQVKDGQIIMETYFL
- a CDS encoding enoyl-CoA hydratase/isomerase family protein; amino-acid sequence: MKNLQTISVETTGNIRYIYLNRPDVRNAFNDKMIDELKEAFGDIQNDTQVKALVIRGNGPAFSAGADLNWMKQVVDYTYEENRKDSEKLQQLFESLYMLSVPTITMVHGACIGGANGLAAASDIVLAENQTQFRFSEVRIGLVPATITPYVIKRTGEHAAKYYMLTGKAFYVKDALRIGLIDASGNKESLDTELELILEEVGKNSLQAVRQIKKLINDIGRTSRFSEIKDMSIDAIAKARVSEDGQEGMKAFLEKRKPQWLEN
- a CDS encoding acyl-CoA carboxylase subunit beta, yielding MASDTHNKSKKENNEFFEIMYRYRSMMHEVHQAGGKKAVTKHRNRGKLLARERIEQLIDPQTPFMELSPLAANDQYGGSFPSAGIVTGIGVINSRESVIIANDATVKGGTYVRETIRKHVRAQEIAMENHLPVVYMVDSGGIFLPEQSRVFPDKEDFGRLFRNQAQMSAEGIPQISIVMGSCTAGGAYVPALSDETIIVRNQGTIFIGGPPLVKAATGEEVTDEELGGARVHTQISGVADHIAEDDLHAIDICRNIFSKLPRPYKEPLDVAEPREPAYSPEDLYDLAPVDLKKQPNIREIINRIVDGSEFQEFKKDYGTTLITAFARIMGYPVGILANNGVIYGETARKGAHFVELCQYRKIPMVFLQNISGFIVGKKYEHEGIARDGAKMIHAVANANVPKFTVIIGGSFGAGNYAMAGRAYDPRLLFMWPNAKISVMGGEQAASVLTSIKKTQMEKAGEKLDEQEIENFKNKMLEKYQYESSAYYSTSRVWDDGIIDPVDTRKVLAIGIAISRNKPYGEPHNGVFRM
- a CDS encoding DUF1987 domain-containing protein: MESLSIEGTNKTPSVKLDPVSGVIEIKGRSIPENSIEFYRPIVEWLDEYAKNPNKKTTVNVQLEYFNTSSSKCILDIFKKLESLKKSRNEVIINWYYEEDDEDMLESGEDYESIIRIPFKMIEIVD
- a CDS encoding SiaB family protein kinase; amino-acid sequence: MQTWMDFNIDDFYSQLNSGNTILAYKGSISSELITNVLEVMDAKLEDMIVKKSIKKKLYNILVESLQNLYHHIDDLPDTSNGKFDIHFGIFVVAQNKDHYKVSTGNFIKNEKIKPLKQRLEKIKSLSKDELKELYKSILNHQEFTQKGGVGLGLVDMAKRTDGKIEYKFTVYNKEYSFFNLEIYV